In Nitrobacteraceae bacterium AZCC 1564, the following proteins share a genomic window:
- a CDS encoding DNA-binding transcriptional MocR family regulator (product_source=COG1167; cath_funfam=1.10.10.10,3.40.640.10; cog=COG1167; pfam=PF00155,PF00392; smart=SM00345; superfamily=46785,53383), with product MHIFGKVRTIHLMGTVHQIHTGHSRSRVETVVATIIERIERGLLRPGERLASIRTASQLFGVSKNTIVEAYERLVASGQIESRPGSGFYVSLHRPKRAEDTTPTKVEAVDSVWLLREQLEKRYEVRVGDGRPPAAWMEGSEVGPYLKPVSRPGKRTLPESYGSPYGLPSLRERIAVMLAERSINVEPQQVLLTQGANDALDMIVRYFIEPGDPVLVDNPGYYPLFGKLRLAKARLVGVRRTPDGPDLDDLAAQAARTGARIFFTQSLAHNPTGCSITLPVAYRLMRIATEHNLMIVDSDPFADVLPVTSPRLAALDQLDRVIYVGTFAKTLSASLRSGYIAARADIVGALADLKMITRANSSGYIEQIIYDLISSGRYRGHLKRLIGRIEAATRQAYDSLSRQKLHVFGQPRGGFYMWCELPDHIDDKQLSRIAAERSILLAPGSAFSPDGAPSRPAMRVNIAHVGDPRFEAFMAEQMQAR from the coding sequence TTGCACATTTTCGGGAAGGTCCGTACCATCCATCTCATGGGTACAGTTCATCAGATCCACACCGGCCATTCTCGCTCCCGGGTCGAAACCGTCGTCGCAACGATCATCGAGCGGATCGAGCGCGGGCTTCTTCGTCCCGGCGAACGGCTGGCCTCGATCCGCACGGCCTCGCAGCTTTTCGGTGTTTCGAAGAACACCATTGTCGAGGCCTATGAGCGCCTGGTGGCATCGGGACAAATCGAGAGCCGACCGGGCTCAGGCTTCTACGTCTCGCTGCATCGGCCCAAGCGCGCGGAAGACACCACGCCCACCAAGGTGGAAGCGGTGGACAGCGTCTGGCTGCTGCGCGAGCAACTGGAAAAACGCTATGAGGTGCGCGTCGGCGATGGTCGCCCGCCGGCAGCGTGGATGGAAGGCTCCGAAGTCGGCCCGTATCTGAAGCCGGTCAGCCGGCCAGGCAAGCGCACCCTGCCCGAAAGCTACGGCAGTCCTTACGGGCTTCCGTCACTGCGCGAACGCATCGCGGTGATGCTGGCGGAACGCTCCATCAACGTCGAACCGCAGCAGGTGCTTCTCACACAAGGCGCCAACGATGCGCTCGACATGATCGTGCGCTATTTCATCGAGCCCGGCGATCCGGTGCTCGTCGACAATCCCGGCTACTATCCGCTGTTCGGCAAGCTGCGCCTCGCCAAGGCTCGGCTTGTCGGTGTGCGGCGCACGCCGGACGGCCCTGATCTCGACGATCTTGCAGCGCAAGCCGCCCGCACCGGTGCGCGTATTTTCTTCACGCAGTCGCTCGCGCATAATCCGACTGGCTGTTCGATCACGCTTCCGGTTGCGTATCGGCTCATGCGGATCGCCACCGAGCACAATCTGATGATCGTGGATTCCGATCCCTTCGCCGATGTCCTTCCGGTGACAAGTCCAAGGCTCGCCGCACTCGATCAGCTCGACCGCGTGATCTATGTCGGCACCTTCGCCAAAACACTGTCGGCCAGTCTGCGTTCCGGCTACATCGCAGCGCGTGCTGACATCGTGGGCGCCCTGGCCGATCTCAAGATGATCACGCGGGCGAACAGTTCAGGTTATATCGAACAGATCATCTACGATCTGATTTCCAGCGGGCGTTATCGCGGCCATCTCAAGCGGCTGATCGGACGGATCGAAGCCGCAACACGGCAAGCCTATGACAGCCTGTCACGGCAGAAGCTTCATGTCTTTGGCCAGCCGCGCGGTGGCTTTTACATGTGGTGCGAATTGCCCGATCACATCGACGACAAGCAGCTCTCACGCATCGCCGCTGAGCGCAGCATCCTGCTGGCACCGGGATCGGCGTTCAGCCCGGATGGCGCACCATCGCGACCGGCCATGCGGGTCAACATCGCCCATGTAGGTGATCCGCGCTTCGAAGCTTTCATGGCCGAGCAGATGCAGGCAAGGTGA
- a CDS encoding tripartite ATP-independent transporter DctM subunit (product_source=TIGR00786; cog=COG1593,COG3090; pfam=PF04290,PF06808; superfamily=53474; tigrfam=TIGR00786; transmembrane_helix_parts=Inside_1_32,TMhelix_33_55,Outside_56_69,TMhelix_70_87,Inside_88_107,TMhelix_108_130,Outside_131_149,TMhelix_150_172,Inside_173_178,TMhelix_179_198,Outside_199_207,TMhelix_208_239,Inside_240_258,TMhelix_259_281,Outside_282_372,TMhelix_373_395,Inside_396_414,TMhelix_415_437,Outside_438_440,TMhelix_441_463,Inside_464_469,TMhelix_470_492,Outside_493_506,TMhelix_507_529,Inside_530_530,TMhelix_531_553,Outside_554_562,TMhelix_563_585,Inside_586_601,TMhelix_602_624,Outside_625_628) translates to MSEARLADDVAMSGDSVAVPLTSLGRIEGILGFLVEIPAALLVVAEIVILFAGVVSRYVFHSPLIWSDELASILFLWLAMFGAVVAFRRAEHMRMTAVVAKCSPPMRAFLDVVATCAALAFLLMVAFPAYEYAYEESFITTPALQISNSWRASALPIGIGFMVLFAALRLVREADKKRLLLAVLSVGAIIAAFWFMQPVLRPLGNLNLVIFFVGLVALCVFAGVPIAFAFGLSIFSYLVLTTHTPPMVLVGRMDEGMSHLILLAVPLFVFLGLLIEMTGMARAMVAFLASLLGHVRGGLHYVLIGAMYLVSGISGSKAADMAAVAPVLFPEMKERGAKPGDLVALLSATGAQTETIPPSLVLITIGSVTGVSIAALFTGGLLPGLVLAATLSALVWWRYRGEDLSHVERATPKQILRTFVVALPALALPFVIRAAVVEGIATATEVSTIGIVFAIFAGLLIYRQFDWGRLLPMLIETACLSGAILLIIGTATGMAWGLTQSGFSRALATMMTGLPGGPTMFIAVSIVAFMILGSVLEGIPAIVLFGPLLFPIAQAVGVHEVHYAMIVILAMGIGLFAPPFGVGYYAACAIGRVDPAEGIKPIWGYLLALLIGLIVVAAFPWISIGFLR, encoded by the coding sequence ATGAGCGAAGCCAGACTTGCGGATGACGTCGCGATGAGCGGGGACAGCGTGGCTGTTCCCCTGACGTCGCTTGGGCGGATCGAAGGCATCCTTGGCTTTCTGGTCGAAATCCCGGCGGCGCTGCTGGTGGTCGCCGAAATCGTCATCCTCTTCGCTGGCGTGGTGTCGCGTTACGTCTTTCACAGCCCGCTGATCTGGTCCGACGAACTGGCGTCGATCCTCTTCCTCTGGCTTGCGATGTTCGGCGCTGTGGTTGCGTTCCGCCGAGCCGAACACATGCGCATGACGGCGGTGGTCGCGAAGTGTTCGCCGCCGATGCGCGCGTTCCTTGATGTGGTCGCCACCTGCGCCGCGCTCGCATTTCTTTTGATGGTCGCTTTTCCTGCTTACGAATATGCGTATGAGGAAAGCTTCATCACCACGCCTGCGCTGCAGATTTCGAATTCGTGGCGCGCGTCGGCGTTGCCGATCGGCATCGGCTTCATGGTGCTGTTCGCTGCCCTGCGGCTGGTTCGGGAGGCAGACAAGAAGCGTCTGCTGCTGGCGGTGCTTTCCGTCGGCGCCATTATTGCCGCGTTCTGGTTTATGCAGCCGGTGCTGCGGCCACTCGGTAATCTCAATCTTGTCATCTTCTTTGTCGGTCTCGTCGCGCTGTGTGTCTTCGCTGGCGTGCCGATTGCCTTTGCGTTCGGTCTGTCGATCTTCAGCTATCTCGTGCTGACAACACACACGCCGCCGATGGTGCTGGTCGGACGCATGGACGAAGGCATGAGCCATCTCATTCTGCTGGCGGTGCCGCTGTTCGTTTTCCTCGGTCTGCTGATCGAGATGACAGGCATGGCGCGGGCCATGGTGGCCTTCCTCGCGAGCCTGCTCGGCCATGTGCGCGGTGGACTGCACTATGTGCTGATCGGCGCGATGTATCTTGTCTCCGGCATTTCCGGCTCCAAGGCGGCCGACATGGCGGCGGTGGCGCCGGTGCTGTTTCCTGAGATGAAAGAGCGTGGCGCGAAGCCCGGCGATCTCGTCGCGTTGCTGTCGGCCACCGGCGCACAGACTGAAACCATCCCACCGAGCCTCGTGCTCATCACCATCGGCTCAGTGACGGGCGTTTCGATCGCGGCGCTGTTCACCGGGGGCTTGCTGCCGGGTCTTGTTCTGGCGGCAACTCTCTCCGCGCTGGTGTGGTGGCGCTATCGCGGCGAAGACCTCAGCCACGTCGAACGGGCAACGCCGAAGCAGATTCTCCGCACCTTCGTCGTCGCCCTTCCGGCGCTCGCATTGCCGTTCGTGATCCGCGCCGCGGTGGTGGAAGGCATCGCGACGGCGACGGAAGTCTCGACGATTGGTATTGTCTTCGCGATCTTTGCCGGTCTGCTGATCTATCGTCAGTTCGACTGGGGCAGGCTGCTCCCGATGCTGATCGAGACCGCGTGTCTGTCGGGCGCGATCCTCTTGATCATCGGCACCGCCACCGGCATGGCGTGGGGCCTCACACAATCCGGATTTTCGCGTGCGCTGGCCACGATGATGACGGGGCTGCCGGGTGGACCAACGATGTTCATCGCGGTCTCCATCGTCGCGTTCATGATTCTCGGCAGCGTGCTCGAGGGTATTCCGGCCATCGTGCTGTTTGGCCCGCTGCTGTTTCCGATCGCGCAGGCCGTTGGCGTGCATGAAGTGCACTACGCAATGATCGTCATTCTCGCCATGGGCATCGGCCTGTTCGCGCCGCCGTTCGGCGTCGGCTACTACGCCGCGTGCGCCATCGGCCGTGTCGATCCCGCCGAAGGCATCAAGCCGATCTGGGGCTATCTGCTGGCGCTCCTGATCGGATTGATCGTCGTCGCAGCGTTCCCATGGATCTCGATCGGCTTCCTCCGATAA
- a CDS encoding tripartite ATP-independent transporter DctP family solute receptor (product_source=TIGR00787; cleavage_site_network=SignalP-noTM; cog=COG1638; ko=KO:K21395; pfam=PF03480,PF10518; superfamily=51735; tigrfam=TIGR00787,TIGR01409): MTISRRTLLKTSAAVTAMAGVGAPFVARAQQAEFNYKFANNLPDTHPINVRGREMAAAIKKETNGRVDVQLFPSSQLGSDTDTLSQLRSGGVEFFTLSGLILATLVPAASINGIGFAFPDYPAVWKAMDGDLGAYIRGQISKANLVVMEKIWDNGFRQTTSSTKPIATPEDYKGFKIRVPVSPLWTSMFKAFDASPASINFNEVYSALQTKIVEGQENPLALIATAKLYEVQKYCSLTNHMWDGYWFLANRRAWERIPADIRPIVERNINAAAMKAREDTEKLNANLQTELTAKGFVFNQPDLKPFREKLRQAGFYAEWKAKYGEKAWAILEKNAGKLT, translated from the coding sequence ATGACGATCTCACGCAGAACTTTGCTCAAAACATCGGCAGCGGTCACCGCGATGGCAGGCGTCGGCGCGCCATTCGTGGCGCGTGCCCAGCAGGCTGAGTTCAATTACAAATTCGCCAACAACCTTCCCGATACCCACCCGATCAATGTCCGTGGCCGGGAGATGGCGGCCGCGATCAAGAAGGAAACCAATGGCCGCGTCGATGTGCAGCTCTTTCCGAGCAGCCAGCTCGGCTCCGACACTGATACGCTGAGCCAGCTCCGTTCGGGCGGCGTGGAGTTCTTCACGCTGTCCGGCCTCATTCTCGCGACGTTGGTTCCAGCGGCCTCGATCAACGGCATCGGTTTCGCGTTCCCGGATTATCCGGCGGTATGGAAGGCGATGGACGGCGACCTCGGCGCCTACATCCGCGGCCAGATCAGTAAGGCCAACCTGGTGGTGATGGAGAAGATTTGGGACAACGGCTTCCGCCAGACCACATCGTCCACCAAGCCCATCGCGACGCCGGAAGATTACAAGGGCTTCAAAATCCGCGTGCCGGTGTCACCGCTCTGGACTTCGATGTTCAAGGCTTTCGATGCATCGCCGGCCTCGATCAACTTCAATGAAGTCTATTCGGCGCTCCAGACCAAGATCGTCGAGGGCCAAGAGAACCCGCTGGCGCTGATCGCGACGGCGAAGCTCTACGAAGTGCAGAAGTACTGCTCGCTCACCAATCATATGTGGGACGGTTACTGGTTCCTCGCCAACCGCCGTGCATGGGAACGGATACCGGCGGACATTCGCCCCATCGTTGAGCGTAACATCAACGCGGCCGCCATGAAGGCGCGTGAAGATACCGAAAAGCTCAATGCCAACCTGCAGACTGAGCTGACGGCGAAAGGCTTCGTATTCAACCAGCCGGACCTCAAGCCCTTCCGCGAAAAGCTGCGCCAGGCCGGCTTCTACGCCGAGTGGAAGGCGAAGTACGGCGAGAAGGCCTGGGCCATCCTCGAGAAGAACGCCGGCAAGCTGACCTAA
- a CDS encoding branched-chain amino acid transport system permease protein (product_source=KO:K01997; cog=COG0559; ko=KO:K01997; pfam=PF02653; superfamily=55469; transmembrane_helix_parts=Inside_1_6,TMhelix_7_29,Outside_30_43,TMhelix_44_75,Inside_76_87,TMhelix_88_110,Outside_111_131,TMhelix_132_154,Inside_155_182,TMhelix_183_205,Outside_206_219,TMhelix_220_242,Inside_243_248,TMhelix_249_271,Outside_272_284) — translation MLQILIYGAVSSAIYAMLAVGFTLIFGVARILNLAHGSFYALGAYAAYVLTSLLNVPLFLAAPIAVLLVALFGVVMERFLVRPLRSSQLAVLMITLAVSLAVEQALFITFGSEYRNVPSFVADKLSIGGVDISGQRLLALVAGVLVLLILWLFIQRTRLGAAILAVSQDPEAAQYMGIPTNRIFSIVMAISAGTAALAGILVSPFLTVQPTMGLLPMVKAFAIVIVGGLGSIPGSIIAALILGYSETIVAYLVSTSWTELVSLVAVVITLMIRPSGILGRRAAF, via the coding sequence ATGCTTCAGATTCTGATTTACGGCGCGGTTTCGAGCGCAATCTACGCGATGCTCGCAGTCGGCTTCACCCTCATCTTCGGTGTTGCCCGAATCCTTAATCTCGCACACGGCTCCTTCTACGCGCTCGGTGCGTATGCAGCCTATGTGCTGACCTCCCTTCTCAACGTACCGCTGTTCCTCGCAGCACCGATCGCGGTGCTGCTGGTCGCGCTGTTTGGTGTGGTGATGGAGCGCTTTCTGGTGCGCCCATTGCGAAGCTCACAGCTCGCCGTTCTCATGATTACGCTGGCGGTCTCGCTCGCCGTCGAACAGGCGCTGTTCATCACCTTCGGCTCCGAATACCGCAACGTTCCTTCCTTCGTCGCGGACAAGCTGTCGATCGGCGGCGTCGATATCAGCGGACAACGGCTGCTGGCGCTGGTCGCGGGCGTCCTGGTGCTGCTGATCCTCTGGCTGTTCATTCAGCGCACGCGGCTTGGCGCAGCCATTCTTGCCGTGTCCCAAGACCCGGAAGCGGCACAATACATGGGCATTCCGACCAACCGCATTTTCTCGATCGTGATGGCGATCTCGGCCGGCACCGCCGCGCTCGCCGGAATTCTGGTGTCGCCGTTCCTCACCGTGCAGCCGACCATGGGACTGCTGCCGATGGTGAAGGCCTTCGCCATCGTGATTGTCGGCGGCCTCGGATCGATCCCGGGCAGCATCATCGCCGCGCTCATTCTCGGTTACTCCGAGACCATTGTGGCTTATCTGGTCTCCACATCATGGACCGAATTGGTGTCGCTGGTCGCGGTCGTCATCACTCTTATGATCAGACCGTCCGGAATTCTCGGTCGGCGGGCGGCGTTCTGA
- a CDS encoding branched-chain amino acid transport system permease protein (product_source=KO:K01998; cog=COG4177; ko=KO:K01998; pfam=PF02653; transmembrane_helix_parts=Inside_1_6,TMhelix_7_26,Outside_27_29,TMhelix_30_52,Inside_53_58,TMhelix_59_81,Outside_82_84,TMhelix_85_107,Inside_108_113,TMhelix_114_136,Outside_137_155,TMhelix_156_178,Inside_179_198,TMhelix_199_221,Outside_222_235,TMhelix_236_258,Inside_259_278,TMhelix_279_301,Outside_302_309), whose protein sequence is MRNISMIDIAGAVVVVAILALAPVLISSSYLTGVLTVCVIYGIWASSWDFMSGLTGRENFGHSLFIGAGAYTAGFLATIWFANPWYSLPLAVVIAVLFSLIVGFPTLRLRGPYFALAMLSASAILQRLCLIFWEYTGGEEGLYGLDPLMTSPLHYYWFVLSILVVTVIVLMLLAHSHWGLLLRAIRGDEATCQAAGINVTFYKIASLMISAAFAGLGGALYAHYQLQVSPPLFSVIVSITVIIMVYVGGIGSIYGAAIAAILLTLLTEMLRGFGEYRLWIYTLTLILILFFLPNGLIAPLWRRMTERFR, encoded by the coding sequence ATGCGCAACATTTCAATGATCGATATCGCCGGTGCCGTCGTCGTTGTGGCGATCCTCGCGCTGGCCCCGGTGCTCATCTCGAGCAGCTATCTCACCGGTGTGCTCACCGTCTGCGTCATTTATGGAATCTGGGCCTCGAGCTGGGATTTCATGTCGGGCCTGACCGGCCGCGAAAACTTCGGGCACTCGCTCTTCATCGGCGCGGGTGCTTATACGGCGGGCTTCCTCGCAACTATCTGGTTCGCCAACCCCTGGTACAGCTTGCCGCTCGCAGTGGTTATCGCCGTGCTGTTCAGCCTGATCGTCGGCTTCCCGACGCTGCGCCTGCGCGGGCCTTACTTCGCGCTGGCGATGCTGTCGGCCTCGGCGATCCTGCAGCGGCTCTGCCTGATCTTCTGGGAATACACCGGCGGCGAGGAAGGCCTCTACGGGCTCGATCCGCTGATGACCTCGCCCCTGCACTATTACTGGTTCGTCCTCTCGATCCTGGTGGTCACGGTGATCGTCCTGATGCTGCTGGCGCACTCGCACTGGGGCCTGCTGCTGCGCGCCATCCGCGGTGATGAAGCGACCTGTCAGGCGGCGGGCATCAACGTCACGTTCTACAAGATCGCTTCGCTGATGATCAGCGCGGCCTTCGCGGGGCTCGGCGGCGCGCTCTACGCGCACTACCAGCTCCAGGTCAGTCCGCCGCTGTTCTCCGTCATCGTGTCGATCACCGTCATCATCATGGTCTATGTCGGCGGCATCGGCTCGATCTACGGCGCGGCGATAGCAGCGATCCTGCTGACGCTGCTGACCGAGATGTTGCGCGGGTTCGGCGAATACCGGCTGTGGATCTATACGCTGACCCTTATCCTCATCTTGTTCTTCCTGCCGAACGGACTGATTGCTCCGCTCTGGCGCCGCATGACGGAGCGTTTCCGATGA
- a CDS encoding hypothetical protein (product_source=Hypo-rule applied), which yields MNAPRRRARMHALIAFQELLVRRAKLLRRRNAVFQTHPFAGSGVERASETSLIIISLPLSLMVDYYRNRWFDCIEKMWMRGIGF from the coding sequence ATGAATGCGCCAAGGCGTCGCGCGCGCATGCACGCGTTAATTGCCTTCCAGGAACTGCTTGTCCGTCGCGCCAAATTGCTGCGTCGCCGTAATGCGGTGTTTCAAACACATCCGTTTGCGGGGAGCGGCGTGGAACGGGCGTCCGAAACCTCGCTCATTATTATTTCGCTTCCGCTGTCTCTGATGGTTGATTATTACCGGAACAGGTGGTTTGACTGCATCGAAAAGATGTGGATGCGCGGCATAGGCTTCTGA
- a CDS encoding branched-chain amino acid transport system substrate-binding protein (product_source=KO:K01999; cath_funfam=3.40.50.2300; cleavage_site_network=SignalP-noTM; cog=COG0683; ko=KO:K01999; pfam=PF13458; superfamily=53822): protein MNSFLRLLAAASIVGAGTIAGAPAFAQQAPIKIGVPTSIQLQVGRDTQNAVKLAIEEINNKGGVLGRKLEMVVADETENPEQGIAAIKKLTADDKVNVLIGGYTSGVTLAQLPHISAAKTIYIGVGAASPAITAKVKADYNNYKYIFRAFPINAAHQARALVDFINGKLKGEMKLSKIAIVGENAKWVQDLVPILKKGATEGGTDVRMAEFFDTSTSDFSPLFAKVKESGAQYLIVILSHASSDIFVKQWHDAQVPVPIGGIDVKSQDADFFTRVGGKANAETVGLFAIRAPLTEKTIPFWDEFVKRYGTAPVYTGVGAYDAVYVYADAVKRANSIEPDAVIKELEKTNHTGIAGKMVFDEMHDVKAGPGLQNLLFVQWQKDGQRVVVWPKESETGKMIPPPWMSN, encoded by the coding sequence ATGAACTCATTTCTGAGGTTACTGGCGGCTGCCAGTATCGTAGGCGCAGGCACCATCGCCGGCGCTCCAGCATTTGCCCAGCAAGCACCGATCAAGATCGGTGTCCCAACATCGATCCAGCTTCAGGTCGGCCGCGATACGCAGAACGCGGTCAAACTCGCCATCGAAGAAATCAACAACAAGGGCGGCGTGCTCGGGCGCAAGCTCGAGATGGTGGTCGCGGACGAGACCGAGAATCCGGAACAGGGCATCGCAGCGATCAAGAAGCTGACCGCAGACGACAAAGTGAACGTGCTGATCGGCGGCTACACCAGCGGCGTCACCCTCGCCCAACTGCCGCACATCTCGGCGGCGAAGACCATCTATATCGGCGTCGGCGCGGCCTCGCCCGCGATCACCGCCAAGGTGAAAGCGGACTACAACAACTACAAATACATCTTCCGCGCCTTCCCGATTAACGCCGCGCATCAGGCCCGCGCGCTGGTCGACTTCATCAACGGCAAGCTGAAAGGCGAGATGAAGCTCTCAAAGATCGCCATCGTCGGCGAGAACGCGAAGTGGGTGCAGGACCTCGTTCCGATCCTGAAGAAGGGCGCAACTGAAGGCGGCACCGATGTCCGCATGGCGGAGTTCTTCGACACCTCCACGTCCGACTTCTCGCCGCTGTTCGCCAAGGTGAAAGAAAGCGGTGCGCAATACCTGATCGTGATTCTGTCGCACGCCTCATCGGACATTTTCGTCAAGCAGTGGCATGACGCGCAGGTGCCGGTTCCGATCGGCGGCATCGACGTGAAGAGCCAGGATGCTGACTTCTTTACCCGCGTCGGCGGCAAGGCGAACGCGGAAACCGTCGGCCTGTTCGCGATCCGCGCACCTCTCACGGAAAAGACGATTCCGTTCTGGGATGAATTCGTGAAGCGCTATGGCACCGCTCCGGTCTACACCGGTGTCGGCGCTTATGATGCGGTGTACGTCTATGCGGACGCGGTGAAGCGCGCGAACTCGATCGAGCCGGACGCCGTGATCAAGGAGCTGGAGAAGACCAATCATACCGGCATCGCCGGCAAGATGGTGTTCGACGAAATGCACGACGTGAAGGCGGGCCCCGGCCTGCAGAATCTGCTGTTCGTGCAGTGGCAGAAGGATGGCCAGCGCGTGGTCGTGTGGCCGAAGGAATCCGAGACGGGGAAGATGATTCCCCCGCCCTGGATGAGCAACTGA
- a CDS encoding branched-chain amino acid transport system ATP-binding protein (product_source=KO:K01995; cath_funfam=3.40.50.300; cog=COG0411; ko=KO:K01995; pfam=PF00005,PF12399; smart=SM00382; superfamily=52540), translating to MTALLEVNDVTKRFGGLTAVKNVTFTLEKGELTGILGPNGAGKTTLFNLLTGFMPPTSGTIQFNGEPLAGLAPYKVVNRGMARTFQLTRPFVGMNLLENVLVACLSPRAHNDTDKEARARHLLEQVGLGGREREPVETLPYGDLRRLEIARALATRPELLLLDEPFAGLGSSEIEPLAQLIKRLHREEHLTILLIEHKLREFMALVSRVIAMNFGEVIDIAPPAEVVKNPKVIEAYIGKTEDTDVTA from the coding sequence ATGACAGCGCTTCTCGAAGTCAACGATGTCACCAAGCGCTTCGGCGGCCTCACCGCTGTCAAAAACGTGACCTTCACGCTGGAGAAAGGCGAGCTGACCGGCATTCTCGGCCCAAACGGCGCCGGCAAGACCACGCTGTTCAACCTGCTGACCGGATTCATGCCGCCTACCTCGGGGACGATCCAGTTCAACGGAGAACCGCTCGCCGGGCTCGCGCCCTACAAGGTCGTCAATCGCGGCATGGCGCGTACATTTCAGCTCACCCGTCCGTTCGTCGGCATGAACCTTCTCGAGAACGTCCTTGTGGCGTGCCTATCTCCGCGCGCCCATAACGACACGGACAAGGAAGCAAGGGCACGACATCTGCTCGAACAGGTTGGGCTCGGCGGCCGCGAGCGCGAGCCGGTGGAGACGCTCCCCTATGGCGACCTCCGCCGGCTCGAGATCGCCCGCGCGCTGGCGACACGGCCCGAACTGTTGCTGCTGGATGAACCGTTCGCCGGCCTCGGCAGCAGCGAGATCGAACCGCTCGCGCAACTGATCAAGCGGCTGCATCGCGAGGAGCACCTCACGATCCTCTTGATCGAGCATAAACTGCGCGAGTTCATGGCGTTGGTCTCGCGCGTGATCGCCATGAACTTCGGCGAAGTCATCGACATCGCACCCCCGGCAGAAGTCGTAAAAAATCCGAAGGTCATTGAAGCCTATATCGGAAAGACGGAGGACACCGATGTCACTGCTTGA